From Gemmatimonadaceae bacterium:
TTCCTTTCATCGGGGCGCCCTTCGCGTTCATTTGCGACGCTCCATGGCCCGACATGTCCATGCCCGGCATGCTTTGCGCACGCCCAACGTCGGACATGTTCATCTGGGCCATCATGCTCTTCATCACCTCGGCCAGGTTGGACTCGGAGTCGAGGAGGAACTGCGCCGACGTGACGACGCGCTGTCCCGGCTCGAGTCCGGAGAGCACCTCCGTATAGTCGCCGGCGGTGCGGCCGGTTTCGACGTCGTGCGGTACGAAGCGTCCGTCGCCCAGGTCCAGGAACACGAGTTCTCGTTCGCCCGTATTGACGATGGCCGTGGTCGGGACGGTGAGCGCGCGGCGCGACGGCGTGGCGAGAGAGACGGTGGCGTACATGCCCGGCTTGAGGAGGCCGCTTGAGTTAGGCACCTGAACCCGAGCATGAATGGTTCGTGCGACCGAGTCGATGGTCGGATAGACGTAGCCGACGCGGCCGGTGAAGGGCCGTCCGGGAAATGACGTCAGGTCGATCGTCGCCGCCGAGCCAGGCCTAACGAGGGCGGCGTCCCCCTGGCGGATGGCCACGTCGATCCACACCGTGGACAAGTCGGCGATTTGGTACAGCGCCATGCCGGGCTGGATGGCTTGTCCCTGTACGATGTTCTTGGCGATCACCACACCCGGTGCCGGCGCATATAAGGTGAGCGCGCGCTGGACCGTGCCCGTCTTCAGGACGGAGTCGATCTGCGCATCGGAAATGTCCCAGAGCGACAACCGTTGCCTCGCCGCCGCGAGGAGATCGAAGCCCGTGCCCGGCACGCCGGGCACGGTGTCGCCGCCTGCCGCGCGTGCGAGGCGTCCGGCGACGAGGAGGTCCTCCTCCGCGGCGAGGATCTCCGGCGAGTAGATCGTGGCCAGCGGCTCGCCTTGCCTAACCGCCTGTCCGGTGGTGTTGACGAACAGGTGCTCCACGTACCCGCCAAACTTCGGCGTGATCTGTGTCAGCTTCCGCTCGTCGAACGTGACGGTGCCCACGGTGCGAACGCGGTTGTCGAGACGTCGTACCGCGACGGCACCGAAAGTCACGCCGAATTGCCGGACCTGGTTGGCCGTGAACGTCACGGCCGCGCCCGATGTCGCCGTGTCTCCGCCGGACATGCCTTGCATGCCCTGCATCCCACCCATCGCCGTTTTGGTGGCCGCCGGCGCGGGCGTCGCAACCCGAGCGCCGCGGTAGCGTGCCACGCCGGCCCACACGGCCGCGACGAGGGCGACGGCCGCGATGCCTACCCACAAGCCGCGCCGGAGCGTGCGACGGTGACCTGACGATGCCGATGTCGTGCGCGCGTCTGACTCGCCGCCCGTCGGCCAATCGTTGTTGGAGGTCATTTGACCACCTCCGCGCCAACCACGCTCTCGAGCTGGGCGATGGTCGTCGCGAAATCCGTGAGCGCGCGTGCGTAGGCCGTTTCCTCGGTGAAGAGCATGGCCTGCGCATCGACGAGCGACGGAAAGTCGATCCGACCCACGTCGTAACTGGCCGTCGCCGATGCCAGCGCGGCGCGTGCTTCGGGCAACACCGCCTTGAGCGACAGCGCGAGCTCGGTTCGTTCGCGTTGGGCATCTGCTGCCAGCGATGCGATCTGACCGCGGATCGTGTTCACCTGCGCCACATGCTCCGCATGCAGCGCGTCGAGCTCGGCGCGGGCCTCATCGACCTCTTGATCCTGCTTGCGCCCGTGTTGCAGGCGAAGCGGTACAGACACGAAAAACGAGACGTAATCGGAGAAGTGCGGACGTTGATCGTACTCGAGCGAAACGTCGAAATCCGGCAAGTGCGCCTTCTCGGCGAGCGCGAGCCGTCGCTCCTGCGCCGCGATCCGTGCGTCGTGCGCGCGGAGCATCGGGCTGTGCGACAGTGCTAACGCGGTGAGCGAATCGATGCCGAGCATCGGCGAGTTCGCCGGCGCGGCGCCGAGCGCCGTCGACGTGAAGTGCACGTGCTCGGCGGAGTCGGCAACCGCGAGTCCGGCGATGCGCGGCGGAACGGCCGCGGAGTCGACCGGCGTGTCGCTCGGGCGATCGAGCAGTGCGTTGAGCCGGGCAAGCGCGGCGCGCTCCTCAGCGTCGAGGGCAGCTTCCTGATCGCCCAGGTGAGCCGCTTCGATGCGCGCCCGGAGCGCATCGCTCTGCGTCGCGGTGCCAACTTGATAGCGAGCTTGCGAGATCGCGACCAGGCTCGCCAGGACGGTAGAATTCCGTTGCACGATGTCCCGCGCACGGCGCACGAACGCCAGTTCGTAGTACGCAGTCTTCACGTCTCGCACCACGTCGAGCCTGGCCTGATCGAGGGTGGCGCTTGCCGCCGACTCGTCGTCGTGCGCCGCCTGTGTCGCGAGCGTGAGCTTTCCCGGATACGGCAGGGTCTGCGTTAGGCGAACCATGTTCATGGTGAAGTTGTCGCCGTACCCGGCCCGCTGATACGGGAAGTCGAGGACGCCGGCCATCAACATGGGATCTGGGCGGGCGCCCGCCGGCCCGATCCGCGCTCGAGCGGCGGTTAGGCGATGGGCGGCGGCCGCGACGTGCGGGCTGTTGGCCAGCGCGAGTGCGAGCAACGAATCCAAATCGGCGGCGCGGTGCACAACAGGCTGCAGTCCGTGCTGCTGCAGGCCCGGCCGCCCCATCTGTGCGTGCGCAGTAGCGCACCACAGCAACGCGCCGACCGCGAACGATGCGGCGGTCGCGAACCGAATTGTGCGTGAGATCAATACAGGGGTCATGAGAGTCCACGGTGAAGGCCGCGCCACCGTCGACAGCGAGTCGACGCGGCGAGATGCAGCCCGCGCGCGCCGCCGATGGAGGCGCAGCGCTATGCGGACGGCGGGTACGATTGTGTGGAGACCCTAGACCCTGGGCGGCGGCAGCTCGGGAACGACGTTCCGCGCTGGAGGCGTGAGAACGACTAACGCATTGGCGTCGTGTCGAGGCGCGGTTTGCGTGGTGAACGCAACCCGTGGCGCCTTGTCGACTGCCGGCGAGCACGGCGTGAGGCCATGGCATCCATCAGGCGCCCACGGAAACCGACACGGTGCACTACGCTGGCCGGAACCAGACGGTCCCGACATGTCGTTGGGCATGGACGTCGAGGCCGGCCCCGCCATGTGCATGCCTGGCATCGCGGAGGACGCGGATGCCATTTGGGCAAGCATCGGGCAAACGAGGCCGCTCCCCAGCACGACGAGCTGGGCCATGAGGAGGAGTGTAAAGATGGCCGTGATTCGAAAGCGTGGTCTCATCTTGGCCCGAGCCGTGAGCAGCAGCGACCCGCCCAATATAACTCGGCGTTGAGGCGTCGTGAGCCTGGTGATGGTTCCGGTTGTCCTTGATTGGATACTATGGATTAGTTGGATCGCGATGCAACGGCCCGATCCCGCATTCGATCAAAAAAACCGCGTCCGCGCGCTCTACCGTCCGTGCCAGCCGCGGGCGGCGGTAATCTGTTTTGACGAGTGGGGGTCGCTCGAAGTGCGACCGATTGGCGGCGTGACCTGGGCGCAGCACGGCCGGCCGCACCGAGTGCGCGCCACCCATCATCGCACCCAAGGGAAGGATTCAAGAGCCCCTTTGGCCCTTGCCGCGTTCGTTAGGCGGCCGCTACGCGAGTGGATTCAGCGTCAGCCGGCGCGGGGCAGCGGCGCCAGTTTGGCAATCTGCCTCGCATCCTTCGACCGGAGCGCGTGCCACAGGTCCCAATCGGACTGTAGCCCGAGCCAGAAATCGGCGCTCATCCGGGTCACCTGCGCCAGGCGCAGCGCCGTGTCGGGAGTGACCGCACGCTTGCCGCGAATGATTTCATTCAAGCGAGGAAAAGAGACGCCCAAGCGAATCGCGAAGGCCGACTGCGAGATGCCAAGCGGCTTGAGAAACTCTTCGAGCAGCATTTCGCCAGGCGCGGTCGGCGGTCGATTGGTGGGCAGTCGCCGCTGGACGAGCGAGCGTGACGTGCCCGTGGCGCGCTTAGTGGTAGTCCGTGACTTCGACTTCGTCGGCATAGCCCGCCTCCCAGCGGAAACAAACGCGGTATTGCTGGTTGATACGAATACTGTGCTGCCCTTTCCGAAAGCCCGTGAGCGCCTCGAGCCGGTTGCCGGGCGGCACCGCCAGCTCGCGCAGATCGCGAACGCGGTTGAGTTGGGTGAGCTTGCGCCGCACGACGGGCCAGAGGTCGTGTGGACACGCCGCCCGCGCTCGCCGGCTATTCACCCCGTTAAACAGGTCCTCCGTGGCCGCATCCGCGAACGAGCGTATCACGCCATATATTATAACGGATGGCGTATAGGCCGGCCAGGTCAAGATGCCTGTTGCTATCGAACGCATATGAGGCCGAGTCGATTCGGCCGCACGGCAGGTCGAGCCTGTCGCTCGGTTCGGAGCGAAATCAAGGTCGACCTCGCGGCGGTCCTACTCGGCTCCGGCATTCGACTCTTCGAGCACCTCGACGGCACGCGAGCGGTCCTTGGCAATCCGCGCTCATCGCCGGCGTCGGCGTGACACACCTGGGTGTCGGCTGCCCGAGCCCTAGATACGGAAGCAGAGAGCGCCTAACGCTGCCGCCAGCGCCCCGTACGCGCTCTCCGCGAGTGCGTCGTGCACCGGCGGCCCGCTCGAGCTTTGCCGACGGCCTTGCGCCGGGCACAGTCGCTGGCATATTCGAGTCACGCATGTCGGCGTCCGTAACCCTGGACTGGAGCCAACCGTCGTGTGCCAAATACAGCGTGCAGCCTCTGCCGGACGCCTCGTCCGCCTGGCGTTCTTTTTCGTTGCGATGGCCTGCGTTGGGGCGCCCGGTGTGCAGGCGCAGGCTGCCGCCGGTGCGGCGGCGCCGGGCCAAGTGTGGTGGATGCGCAGGTTTCAGGACCCGAAAGACCCGGCGAAGCCGGCGCTCGGCAGCCGCATGTATTACGCGCTCTTTCCGGCGGACGCAGGGGCGAACGGGCCTAACGGGATCACCAGCCGCTTCAACGCGTACGTTCAGCAGAAGTATCCGATCCACGCCGATGTGAGCGGGGGCAAGGGATTCTGCGTGAGAGTCTCCAACGACGCTGCTTCCCGCGAGAACAGCATGAACATGTTTCTCAAGCAGTGGGCAGCGAGCAACATCGAGAGCATCAACACCAACTGGACCAACCAGTAGCGCGCCAATCGGAACGAGAGCGAACGCAACGCCAATGGAGATGCCGAATGCGACCGTGAACGTTCCAGCGTTAGTCAGCACGCTGTCGTTTGCGATTGTGCTTCTTGCTCCTGTCCCGGCCCCCGCCGGTAGCGTCGGCCCCGTCACGGTCATCGAGAAACTGCAGTTCGAACCCGCCGCCAACTGCGTCGAACCCAAACCATTTCACCGAGTACGTGACGGCCGTCTTCGAGGCGCCGCTCGAGACGTTGGGCACGGTCCCGGGAGTCGAGGGCGCGTTCGCCGCGTACCTGCAGTCGACGGATCACTATGTGAGAGCCGCTATTACCTGCGAGCCCATCTGGACGCCAGAAGTCCGGGCTGTTCCCTAACGCCGCGCTGCGAGATAGTCGCCCGGCCGTTGGACTAGGACACCCGCGATGCGTCTCCCGTAGTACCGGCCAAAGTTCGCTCGATCGCCTGTGAGCAAGTGCGTGGCCTCTGCTGCGATCGCCGCCAGAAGTATGGGGAGATCCTTCTCCGGAAGTGCGACGCCGGTTGGCGGATGGATGCCGCTAATATCGGGTACGATTTCGAGCGCCGACACCAGCTCGTGAAGGCGCGTACGCGGGGCTCCATCATCCAGATTTCGGTTCGCCTCCTCGATCGCGTACGGTGAGCTCATGAGAGCGATGTTGGTCGCGCCCCAGAGTCCTTCGAGCCCGCTCCCTTGGCGATAAGCCGCCGAGAAGAGCACGTTCGCATCGAGGAATACGCGATCAGACTCGACGCGAGACCCCGATGCGGTTGTTGGTGCACGAGCGATCACCGGCGTGGCGGCTTTCGCGCTCGCTGTGATTTCCGTTCGCGCGGCGGTCGCCCGTGTGGAACGCGCGCTGGATCGAGTCCCATTCGACGAACAGCTTCCCTGGCGCCTGCGTAGTCGCCGGCATCCACAGCGTTTTCCATGAGAAACGCGGCCTTGCGTTCCGGGGAGTACGTCTCGGTCGCAATCGCGATGGCGGGTCGAATGAGGATGCCGTCAGGCCGCTCCTCCGCGATGATGAGGGCGCCCTCGTCCAAGCCGAATCGGCGGCGAAGTCTCGCCGGAATGACCAGCGTTCCGCGCTTCCCTACACGTCCGGTCTCGGATCCAGCCACAATGCCTCCCGGTTTCAGATAGTCAGATAATCTGAATCTCGTCGATTCGGATTATAGGCGCAAGCCACCACGCAGGCGCCTGGGTGAACCGGGAAGGGAACCTGCACCCATGGCGTCCGCCCGCGCCGACCGCCAATATTGAGAGCCGTTTCTCAATCGGGCACGTCCGTTTTCCTCGGCCTGCGACTCCCGTTGGTGTGGCGATGAGATGCAATACCGCACTCGGTAAGGCGGACTGATTTGCCCCGCGCGCCGATGACTCCCTCTGGGGTTGACGACGGGGACCCACACCTTCCCACCGTCGTCGGCATCGGCGCATCGGCGGGCGGGCTGGCGGCCTTCCAGGAATTGCTCGCCAACCTGCCGGCAACCACCGGCATGGCATACGGACTCGTCCAGCACCTCGATCCGTCCCACGAGAGCTTCCTCCCCGACATCCTCGCCAGAACGAGTCAGATTCCGATCGTCACGGCCAGAGAAGGCCTCCTCGTCGAGCCCGATCACGCCTACGTGATTCCGCCCGGCACGGTCATGACACTCGCGGACGGCCATCTGAGCCTCGAGAGCCGGAAACGAGACAAGCTTCCACATCCGATCGATGCCTTTTTCGAGTCGCTCGCGGACGTGGCGGGCAGCTCGGCGATCGGCGTCGTCCTTTCGGGAACCGGGGCCGACGGCGCCCGCGGCATCGATGCGGTGAAAGAGGCGGGGGGCATCACGTTCGCGCAGGAGTTCTCCTCTGCGCAACACGATGCCATGCCCCGCGCCGCCGTCGGGACAGGCTCCGTGGATTTTGTCCTCTCGCCGGCGGACATCGCGGCGCATCTCGCGCGAATAGCCTCGCATCCGCTGCTGCATCCGGTTCCTCAGCCAGTCGGCAAGGAAACGCCATCGGTCGGGATCAATCCGCTCGCGCGCGTCCTCGATGTCGTTCGCGCCCGGTCTCGCATCGACTTCATTGGGCTATAAGCGCGGAACCATGCAGCGGCGCGTCCTCCGGCGAATGTTGTTCCGCAAGGTCGACACGCTCGCCGAGTATCTCGAGCTACTCCGCCGCGATCCGGAGGAAGTCGTCGCGTTGAGGCGCGATCTCCTGATCAACGTGACGCGATTCTTTCGCAATCCAGCGGCCTTCGAAGCCCTGACGCGAGTCGCGTTCCCGGGATTGATCGAGGGCCTGAGCGCGGACGAAGCGATTCGGGTGTGGGTCCCGGGCTGTGCAACTGGAGAGGAGACATATTCGATCGCGATATGTCTCACGGAATATCTCGCACAGGCGAACCGCTCCAACCCGATTCAAGTTTTTGGCACCGACCTGAGCGAGGAGGCGATATCGGTGGCTCGGCGCGGCGTCTATTCGGCAACGATCGAGACCGACGTGTCGCGCGAGCGACTCGATCGGTTCTTCACACATCACGAGCACCAATATCGCGTCAATCCGGAGGTACGGACGTCGTGCACGTTCGCGCGACAGGACGTGACGAGGGATCCTCCGCTCGGGCACCTTCATCTCGTGAGCTGCCGCAACGTCCTCATCTACTTTCAACCGGAGCTCCAGGCCCGGACGCTGTCGATCATCCACTACGCACTGAATCCGAACGGCATGCTGTTCCTTGGTCCGTCGGAGTCCGTCGGCGCGGCGCAGACGCTGTTTGCGACCGTGGACAAGCGACACCACCTGTACGCACGCCGCGCGCATTCGGTATCGACAGTGCTCGTCGCAAGATCTCCGACGCGGGATCACGAGACGAGCGCCCAACGCGTCGGTGCCACCAGACCCGATCCCGGAGCCGAGAGCCCCGTCGAGGGTGACGGCACGCGCCGCGGCGGGCACGTGGGGCCTCACGCGCCGTCGCAAGCGGCCCGAGCGCCTAACCGGCGCCGTCGGCCGTCTGCCCAACGCAAGGGCGATGATGTCGTGGAGCCGGCTCCCAAAGGGTCGCGGAAGCGGCCGACTGTCGCGTCG
This genomic window contains:
- a CDS encoding efflux RND transporter periplasmic adaptor subunit produces the protein MTSNNDWPTGGESDARTTSASSGHRRTLRRGLWVGIAAVALVAAVWAGVARYRGARVATPAPAATKTAMGGMQGMQGMSGGDTATSGAAVTFTANQVRQFGVTFGAVAVRRLDNRVRTVGTVTFDERKLTQITPKFGGYVEHLFVNTTGQAVRQGEPLATIYSPEILAAEEDLLVAGRLARAAGGDTVPGVPGTGFDLLAAARQRLSLWDISDAQIDSVLKTGTVQRALTLYAPAPGVVIAKNIVQGQAIQPGMALYQIADLSTVWIDVAIRQGDAALVRPGSAATIDLTSFPGRPFTGRVGYVYPTIDSVARTIHARVQVPNSSGLLKPGMYATVSLATPSRRALTVPTTAIVNTGERELVFLDLGDGRFVPHDVETGRTAGDYTEVLSGLEPGQRVVTSAQFLLDSESNLAEVMKSMMAQMNMSDVGRAQSMPGMDMSGHGASQMNAKGAPMKGMKGMTPPSSTSVPRR
- a CDS encoding TolC family protein, with amino-acid sequence MTPVLISRTIRFATAASFAVGALLWCATAHAQMGRPGLQQHGLQPVVHRAADLDSLLALALANSPHVAAAAHRLTAARARIGPAGARPDPMLMAGVLDFPYQRAGYGDNFTMNMVRLTQTLPYPGKLTLATQAAHDDESAASATLDQARLDVVRDVKTAYYELAFVRRARDIVQRNSTVLASLVAISQARYQVGTATQSDALRARIEAAHLGDQEAALDAEERAALARLNALLDRPSDTPVDSAAVPPRIAGLAVADSAEHVHFTSTALGAAPANSPMLGIDSLTALALSHSPMLRAHDARIAAQERRLALAEKAHLPDFDVSLEYDQRPHFSDYVSFFVSVPLRLQHGRKQDQEVDEARAELDALHAEHVAQVNTIRGQIASLAADAQRERTELALSLKAVLPEARAALASATASYDVGRIDFPSLVDAQAMLFTEETAYARALTDFATTIAQLESVVGAEVVK
- a CDS encoding HigA family addiction module antitoxin, with protein sequence MPTKSKSRTTTKRATGTSRSLVQRRLPTNRPPTAPGEMLLEEFLKPLGISQSAFAIRLGVSFPRLNEIIRGKRAVTPDTALRLAQVTRMSADFWLGLQSDWDLWHALRSKDARQIAKLAPLPRAG
- a CDS encoding type II toxin-antitoxin system RelE/ParE family toxin, with the protein product MRSIATGILTWPAYTPSVIIYGVIRSFADAATEDLFNGVNSRRARAACPHDLWPVVRRKLTQLNRVRDLRELAVPPGNRLEALTGFRKGQHSIRINQQYRVCFRWEAGYADEVEVTDYH
- a CDS encoding chemotaxis protein CheB produces the protein MTPSGVDDGDPHLPTVVGIGASAGGLAAFQELLANLPATTGMAYGLVQHLDPSHESFLPDILARTSQIPIVTAREGLLVEPDHAYVIPPGTVMTLADGHLSLESRKRDKLPHPIDAFFESLADVAGSSAIGVVLSGTGADGARGIDAVKEAGGITFAQEFSSAQHDAMPRAAVGTGSVDFVLSPADIAAHLARIASHPLLHPVPQPVGKETPSVGINPLARVLDVVRARSRIDFIGL
- a CDS encoding CheR family methyltransferase; the protein is MQRRVLRRMLFRKVDTLAEYLELLRRDPEEVVALRRDLLINVTRFFRNPAAFEALTRVAFPGLIEGLSADEAIRVWVPGCATGEETYSIAICLTEYLAQANRSNPIQVFGTDLSEEAISVARRGVYSATIETDVSRERLDRFFTHHEHQYRVNPEVRTSCTFARQDVTRDPPLGHLHLVSCRNVLIYFQPELQARTLSIIHYALNPNGMLFLGPSESVGAAQTLFATVDKRHHLYARRAHSVSTVLVARSPTRDHETSAQRVGATRPDPGAESPVEGDGTRRGGHVGPHAPSQAARAPNRRRRPSAQRKGDDVVEPAPKGSRKRPTVASLEKELATLKLRLQSIVEEHDSEIEELRAADEEIQSSNEELQSTAEELETAKEELQSINEELTTVNDELQDRNGLLNALNDDLNNVAASIRTPVVIVTLDQRIRRYTAGAERLMNLIPSDVGRPIADLRSTLDSTILSSMISEAIDSLRVNETDVQDRTGHWYSMVVRPYKTSDQRIDGAVIVFHDIDARKGAAMAADVARKDAV